A region of Beijerinckia sp. 28-YEA-48 DNA encodes the following proteins:
- a CDS encoding ABC transporter ATP-binding protein, which yields MNTAAYSGGATRHMTIDVKDVTLARNGRPVLHQLSLQLDERRIGLIGVNGAGKSSLLRLFNGLLLPDQGHVTVHGLETKASRAQLPRSVGFIFQNPEHQIVFPTSLEEIAFGLRERGMGPAEATAAARAFLLRHNCADWCERSVAELSDGQKQHLCILAILVCEPALVLLDEPFSSLDLRARNMFLRLLFNLPQQIVMASHDLDAMQDFDRIVWLDDGQIAGDGTPETVLRAYRAHCDAQAIA from the coding sequence GTGAATACAGCAGCATATTCAGGCGGCGCGACCCGGCACATGACCATTGACGTGAAGGATGTAACGCTGGCGCGCAATGGCCGCCCTGTGCTGCATCAATTGAGTTTGCAACTCGACGAGCGCCGCATTGGCCTGATCGGTGTCAACGGCGCCGGCAAAAGCTCGCTGCTGCGGCTGTTCAATGGGCTCCTGCTGCCCGACCAGGGCCACGTGACCGTGCATGGTCTGGAAACGAAAGCCAGCCGAGCGCAATTGCCGCGCAGTGTCGGGTTCATTTTTCAAAATCCCGAGCATCAGATCGTTTTCCCAACCAGTCTTGAGGAAATCGCCTTTGGCCTGCGCGAGCGCGGCATGGGGCCGGCTGAAGCGACGGCGGCGGCGCGCGCCTTTCTGCTACGTCACAATTGCGCCGATTGGTGCGAACGCTCAGTTGCCGAACTGTCCGACGGCCAGAAGCAGCATTTGTGCATTCTCGCCATTCTCGTCTGCGAGCCGGCGCTGGTCCTGCTCGACGAACCGTTCTCGAGCCTTGATCTCCGGGCCCGCAACATGTTCCTGCGGCTGTTGTTCAATTTGCCGCAGCAGATCGTCATGGCGAGCCACGATCTCGACGCCATGCAGGATTTCGACCGGATCGTCTGGCTCGATGATGGACAGATCGCCGGCGATGGCACACCCGAGACTGTGTTGCGG